From the Butyrivibrio fibrisolvens genome, one window contains:
- a CDS encoding carbohydrate ABC transporter permease translates to MKIFGKKEKKPRIKLGKLESREARMGYLFVAPWLVGVLAFLLIPLAQSFYYMWYNIRITPNGMKFTFLGTGNFTQIWLENPEFPQQLVTYIWQTLIEVPIIVVFALMIAIMLNGKIVARGFFRLIFFLPVIIVSGPVMNLLVSEGASSIPAMDTQAIVSAMETVLPASAAEGIGEIFSNMIMTLWYSGVQILIFLSALQKVDPSMYEAAKIDGGSEWECFWKITLPTIKPMILLCSVYSVIFLSGNEQNELITMIKDAMFSGTKEKGYGYASAMAWMYAVVITLITLLFFLLLGSKKDHYDRLVKKHQKQLKKEEREAKRIERRGRRNAARMEKIQRKGKFTTYDGSGDY, encoded by the coding sequence ATGAAGATTTTTGGGAAAAAAGAAAAAAAGCCCAGGATAAAACTTGGAAAGCTTGAATCAAGAGAAGCCAGAATGGGATATCTGTTCGTGGCACCATGGCTTGTGGGAGTTCTGGCATTTCTTCTTATTCCGCTGGCACAGTCTTTTTACTATATGTGGTACAACATTAGGATCACGCCAAACGGAATGAAGTTCACATTTTTGGGAACAGGTAACTTTACTCAGATATGGCTTGAGAATCCTGAATTTCCGCAGCAGCTTGTGACATACATATGGCAGACTCTCATAGAAGTTCCGATCATAGTAGTATTCGCACTTATGATTGCGATCATGTTAAATGGCAAGATAGTTGCAAGAGGGTTCTTCAGACTTATATTCTTCCTTCCGGTCATTATAGTATCGGGACCTGTTATGAACCTTCTGGTAAGCGAGGGAGCATCCAGTATCCCTGCTATGGATACACAGGCTATCGTATCGGCTATGGAGACTGTCCTTCCAGCATCGGCAGCAGAGGGAATAGGAGAGATCTTCTCCAATATGATCATGACTTTGTGGTATTCAGGCGTTCAGATTCTTATTTTCCTGTCAGCACTTCAGAAGGTCGATCCTTCCATGTATGAAGCTGCCAAGATTGACGGAGGCTCTGAATGGGAGTGTTTTTGGAAGATAACTCTTCCTACTATCAAACCTATGATTTTGTTATGTTCGGTATACTCCGTAATATTCCTTTCGGGCAATGAACAAAACGAACTTATTACCATGATCAAAGATGCTATGTTCTCAGGAACCAAGGAAAAGGGTTATGGATATGCATCAGCAATGGCCTGGATGTATGCAGTGGTTATTACTCTTATAACACTTCTTTTCTTCCTGCTATTAGGATCTAAGAAAGATCACTATGACAGACTTGTGAAGAAACACCAAAAGCAGCTCAAGAAAGAAGAAAGAGAAGCAAAACGTATAGAAAGGAGGGGCAGAAGAAATGCAGCAAGGATGGAAAAAATCCAAAGAAAAGGAAAATTCACAACATATGA